The sequence below is a genomic window from Haematobia irritans isolate KBUSLIRL chromosome 3, ASM5000362v1, whole genome shotgun sequence.
TGATAGCCTGATTAAAGAGACACCAAAAAATTCTAACGGATACattagatgtttttttttattatattttacaacgATATTGTTGGCTATTACTTTTCATGGTAGCCTGATACCAAAAACAACGATTAACGgagacaacaacaattctaaagaGTACATtagaagtgtttttttttttttggtattctaCGACGGGCTCGTAGTTGCTTGTTACTTTTCATGGTAGTCTGATATCGAAACAAGCAATTAACGTCCAAAGgcatgatttttatttattcttttctaTGAGTACAttagtaatgttttttttttcctatttgaCTGTAGGCTCATCGTTGCCTAAtactttttatgttagcctgatagcgAAACAAGCGATTAACGgagacaaaaataattctaACGAGTACATTAGAAGTGTTTTTGGCATGATTTGTATTTATTCTATTCTATCGAGtacattaacaggttggctgataagtccacggtctgacacatagatgacgttgctagtattaaatgcatattatttttatatagtaccaaccttcaaaagtttcgtgtcaaaatttgtcgtctgtaagtcaattagtttgtgagatagagcgtcttttgtgaagcaacttttgttattgtgaaaaaaaaaatagaaagaagGAATTTTGTgtattgataaaatactgttttctgaatgggaaaaatacggtggaagcaaaaacttggattgataatgagtttccggacactgtcccagggaaatcaacaataattgattggtatgcaaaattcaagcgaggtgaaatgagcacggaggacggtgaacgcagtggacgcccgaaagaggtggttaccaacgaaaacataaaaaaaatccacaaaataatattgaatgaccctaaaatgttcgaaaaaatgatcgagatagcaggggccttaaagatatcaaaggaacgtgttggtcatatcattcatcaatatttggatatttggaagctctgtgcaaaatggggacagcgcgagctcacatttgaccaaaaacaacaacgtgttgatgattctgagctgtgtttacagctgttaactcgtaatacacccgagtttttccgtcgatatgtgacaatggatgaaacatggcaccatcactacactcctgagtccaatcgacagtcggctgagtggacagcgaccggtgaaccgtctccgaagcgtggaaagactcaaaagtccgctggcaaagtaatggcctctgttttttgggatgcgcatggaataatttttatcgattatcttgagaagggaaacaccatcaacagtgactattatatggcattattggagcgtttgagggtcgaaatcgcggcaaaacggccccatatgaagaagaaaaaagtcattgagaacgatggcaaaaattcatgaattgggcttcgaactacccaccgtattctccagatctggcccccagcgactttttcttgttctcagacctcaaaaggatgctcgcagggaaaaaatttgactgcaatgaagatgtgatcgccgaaactgaggcctattttgaggcaaaaccgaaggagtactaccaaaatggtatcaaaaaattggaaggtcgttataatcgttgtatcgctcttgaagggaactatgttgaataataaaaacgaattttgacaaaaaaaattgtgtttttctttgttagaccggggacttatcagccaacctgttagtagtgttttttttttcaatttgacgaCTGGTTTATTGTTGCCTATTACTTTTCATGTTGAAAggtaaagtaagcaaaaaaataattaatataagaacaagtatatacggccgtaagttcggccaggccgaatcatatgtaccctccaccatggattgcgtagaaacttctacgaaagactgtcagccccaaaatctaattaaagggtgattcttttgaggttaggattttcatgcattagtatttgacagatcacgtgggatttcagacatggtgtcaaagagaaagatgctcagtatgctttgacatttcatcatgaatagacttactaacgagccacaacgtcgaattttcagtgaatgggccctagaaaagttggcagaaaatccgcttttttatcgacaaattttgttcagcgatgaggctcatttctggttgaatggctacgtaaataagcaaaattgccgcatttggagtgaagagcaaccagaagccgttcaagaactgcccatgcatcccgaaaaatgcactgtttggtgtggtttgtacgctggtggaatcattggaccgtattttttcaaagatgctgttggacgcaacgttacggtgaatggcgatcgctatcgttcgatgctaacaaactttttgttgccaaaaatggaagaactgaacttggttgacatgtggtttcaacaagatggcgctacatgccacacagctcgcgattctatggccattttgagggaaaacttcggagaacaattcatctcaagaaatggaccggtaagttggccaccaagatcatgcgatttgacgcctttcgactattttttgtggggctacgtcaagtctaaagtctacagaaataagccagcaactattccagctttggaagacaacatttccgaagaaattcgggctattccggccgaaatgctcgaaaaagttgcccaaaattggactttccgaatggaccacctaagacgcagccgcggtcaacatttaaatgaaattatcttcaaaaagtaaatgtcatggaccaatctaacgtttcaaataaagaaccgatgagattttgcaaattttatgcgttttttttaaaaaaaagttatcaagctcttaacaaatcaccctttacttgggttgtggtatcttaaaactttttaacatcgttttctaaattgtgagttagtccatacgtggtatatattatggacatggaaattgaaatatgaaatatgggggctatatacgattatgaacttgatatggaccaatttttgtgtgattggggatcgatttatctgagggctatatataactatagaccgatatggacctagttaggcatggttgttaacggccatatactagcacaatgtaccaaatttcaacgcggatgaaatttgctcctccaagaggctccaaaaccaaatctcgggatcggtttatatgggggctatatatgattatggactgatattgaccacttttggcatggttgttaaatatcatatactaccaccacgtaccaaatttcaaccagatcggaggcacaggaggtcaaatcttgggatcggtttatatgggggttatatataattatggaccgatgtggaccactttttgcgtggttattagagaccatatactaacaccatgtaccatattttagccggatcggatgaaatttgcttctcttagaggctccgcaagccaaatcgtgggatcggtttatatgggggctatatgtaattatgggccgatatagaccaatttttgcatggttgttagagaccacacccttacaaaaaatcgcttctgtaacatatactcccaaacatattttgcttcaagcatatacatttttgggtattgatctcttccaatatataatatgtttgaaagcatattggtctaaaaaatatatgtttgggtagtctaagttccaaacattttgtatttttgcatccaaattcaataatgttgtcttccaaaaaataatatgttattatgtgaacatataatatgtttggaagcattttgcacccaaaaatattatatgcttaaaaaaattctcccaaacaatattgtgctcaaaattttatttatttatttatatatttacaatcataatgaattacgaaaataaacaggtaatataggtgctaacaacataggttttcgacctgaatgctcaaaattttgtttctgcctaattgtatattcccccacatctttctcacttccacgagattttttagttcttagcacttttttctgtgatacaaacattgtagaagaaattattcaattttatgatttttttttattttaattttaccttttgccagacggggattcgaacagcggaccacacagtatgtaaggatcaaagaagtaacagatcaattgcccaaggaaaaataaaatgttaattttgtaataacaagcaacaaccaccaacttaagtcAATATcgttccctgttaaatagcgctccaagctactaaacacatatatgtttataggctatttctaaattaatatatgtttgcatccaagcatattatatttacaaacattttatgtcccaaacataatatgttctaacatattaacatatatgtcccaaacatgttatgctagtttatgaacattatatgcttgcactcaaaaatattgtgtttaaaaatttgtgttccaaacatataatgtttatagccaaacatatgaaaaacagtcttttccatccgcgcatatactaacatcatgtaccaaatttcagccggatcggatcaaatttgcttctcttagagcaatcgcaaaccaaatttggggcccgtttatatggggggctatacgtaaaagtggaccggtatggcccatttgcatgtcatccgacctacatcaataacaactacttgtaccaagtttcaagtcgatagcttgtttcgttcggaagttagcgtgatttcaacagacggacggatggacggacatgctcagatcgactcagaatttcaccacgacccagaatatataaattaaattagtttattttaaaaattttaaaaaaatatttttttgttgatccAAACTTAAAGTTTGAAACAACCTTCTTTATTAATTGCCAGTTGGAAACTAACTAACTCTACATACTTAAAATTACCTAATCTTATAGCTACACATTATGCTGAGTTGGATATCGTATATCCGCGCGTGTAGCGGTCATTTCCTCGCATTGCCCAATCTGTGGGAACTGTCCACTCAGCATTGTCCCACTTTACCTGTTGTCTGTTGATGTTgtctgttgatgttgttgttgctatatcGTGTGTCTGATGTGCATATGGCTGGTGTTAACTCCTCCCCTCTTAAATACAATTGCCCTCAATTGtctgttttttcttcaaaaatatggGATATCATTCAATCGTAAATTGGATGGAGTTCTATTGGCTAAAATGACTGTGGGTGCATTGGGGAATTGAATTTCTTGTTTGTTCGCAATGGTCCTGTTCATATTGGGTGAGGTCTTGGATGCCCTTAAAATGATGAATCCAATGATAGAAGCCAGGAGTATCAATATAATAGTTGAAGATCCATTTATAACTGTTCCGAGCTTGATCGTCTGTAATTCATGTGTGTTGTTTAGGTGGAGCTCATTCAAGCTTTCTATTGTTAGCAGGTTTTCAAGGTTTTCTTCTTCAGGTGTGGGTTGAAGCATAGCAGAAATGATTTTTACTTTTGGGGCTTCTAGATTACGGTACATTTTCCCTTGTGCGGTGATTGTAGAATTCATGAATTTGATTAAGATCGTGCCAGCCAGATTGCGTTTCGCTTCATTTATTAGAATAGAATCATTGTAATCGTTTAATAAAATTACTCcttggtttaaattttctatttgtggGATGTGTTTACTATTGGTGTAGGTGCATGAGGATTTTTGACTATTGATGATGCGAGGGATGCAGGGATCGTTGCTTATATCAATTATATCAATAGTGTTACATATTTTAACTACATTATAatctaaacatttattttttattccgtacatttcattattgtttttaattatttctttgaagggtaattttataattttattatttttcttaactggtcgtattataaagttttcatatatttttttatttgttaaggGAATTTTAATAAGATACAAAATAGTTGAGTtgttatacataattttcacttcggcGTATTCCACCGCCTCTTCTACTGTTCTGAATGGCATATTTTCTTCCTTTAGTTTTTCCATagctaatttaatttcaattttattcaagattaatgagtttattattccacttttTGCCCATTGTATGGCGTAATTAATATTAACTAATTCTTCTTTTATCATTCTTACGCGATTCTGTAAATTTAtcgttatttcatttattaaatatttgtccTTGCCTATGGCATTCGACATTCTATTAATTACTTCGCTTACATTGTTTAGTCtctcaataacattttgatttattattatttgcctattattattttcgttcaaatcatttatattaaattttagatcttcaaaatcatcaaaatctgGGGTACCAGCTATATATTTCCACGCTGTTCCGATTAAATTTATTgatcttttttttcttatactattactattattataattatttttactaCTGGGTAAGGgtataatattttgaattagGTCAAAGGTTTGGGATATTTCTTGAGTTAAAACAGGATAAAAAGGATTGGATTTCGGGATACTTTTCTCAACATAGGTTTGGGTTTGGTGTAAGAAACTGTCATAGGAGTCAAGGTCTATTGTGTGGATTATTCGAAATGTTCCGTCTCGTATTTTAGTTTGTCCGTTATTGATCAGTATTAGGTGTGTTGACGGTCATATTTGTTTTCTCTACATATTGCgcaattttttattagtttcacAATTTTACGATTCATCGATGGAAAGTAATATTTTTCGATAATCTGTATTTTGTTTTCTCGAGCATTTCTGTGTGCTCGATTGTGTGTTCTCGAGATTATGTCCTGCTGTTTTTGGTCGTTGGTGACGTCTTCAACCTGTACTTGGGAAAATCTTATCTTATAGCTGCTAAAGTGGAGTGGGTAAATTTCCTGTATTTTTCCCATCGTATTTTCGGTGGTCTTAATACAGTTTATTACGGATGGATTTAAATAACGTTTtagaatttttaccaaattgtccgaattgaaattttgttctgtAATTATGTGTCTATGGTAAgttggaaaaataattttgaactgATACGAAGATTCAGAATCATTTGTTTCCAGAAGGATTTGATTCTTGAATGCATTAATGGGTACATTGACAgagtaaataagattttgtgacGAGCTTTCATCACTATGTACACTAGACGTTAAAGTATTCACAGGAACATTGGGAATACGTGACATAGCATCTGCTACCACATTTGCCTTTCCTGGTTTATAGTGCAACTCGTAGTTGTACTCTTCCAAGATGGCTTTCCATCTTTTCATCttactgttgttgtttttattgctcaACGCATAGGTAAGGGGCTGGTGGTCGGTAAAAATATTCACCTTAGCTGTACCGTATAGGTAGTTCCTAAGTGAATTTAAAGCCCATATAATTGCCAGcatttctttttcatttgtggCATAATTCTCTTCTGTTTTGCTTAATGTTCTTGAAATGAACATTATTGGCTTGTCCTCTTGTGAAAGAACTGCACCAATAGCAAAATTCGATGCGTCGGTGGTCAAGTCAAAGTCTTTAGTAAAATCTGGGTATGTCAATATTATGTCTCTTGATACAAgggtagattttattttttgaaaggcGGCCAAAGCTTCTGAATCAAGATTTATTCTTATggattttgattgatttttggacACACGTCCTTCCTCCCCTCTTAAAAGAGATGTCAGGGGTTTCGCAAGTTTCGCATAGTCCTGAATAAATCTTCGATAGTAACCCGACAGACCTAGGAAAGATCTTAATTCTTTCAAAGTTGTGGGTGGCggaaatttagaaatagcctctgTTTTTGCAGGATTCGTGGTGATTCCTTCAGAGGAAATAATGAAGCCTAagaattctacagattttttgaaaaaatgacaTTTGTCCAATTGAACTTTCATATTGGCATCCTCAAGTGTCTGAAAGACTTCTTCCAGATGCTGAATGTGTTCATTTTCAGATTTACTAAATACAATAATATCGTCAATGTAAACGTAACAGAATACACCAATGCATTCGCGTAGAATGTCGTCTAATGCCCTTTGGAAGATTGACGGGGCATTTTTCAAGCCAAAGGCCAATCTAGTGTATTCGTACTTTCCATTATTGATGGAAAAGGCTGTCTTTTCTATATCGGATTCTTTTAGCGGGATCTGATGGAAGCCGCTTTTCAAATCaagcaccgaaaaaaaagtgttaCTTCCTAACTGCGCAAGGACTTCAGTGATGTCCGGAATTGGGTATCTGTCCGCTATAGTAACTGAGTTAAGTTTCCTATAATCTGTTACTAGCCTGTACTGTTTGTTACCCTGTGAGTCAGGTTTTTTTGGCACAATCCAGACAGGTGAATTATACGGAGACCGTGATGGTCTAATAATTCCATCCTTAAGCAGTTCTTGGACCTGCTTTTCCACTTCTGATTTTAGGGACATTGGGTATGGGTAATATCGTGTATAAACTGGAGTATCATTCTTTGTACGAATTTCGCCTATTACCTTTGTCGTGAACGTTAACTTCCTATCAGGTTCAGCGAAAAGATTCGGTACTTTCGATATTAACCTACCTAATTTTTCCTTTTGGTCTTTAGTCATATGGTCGTCTTTTACGTCTATCGCGTTTACTGCTTGTGTCgtcttttgaaataattttatccTCGTACCATTACTAATTGTCATATAGTTTTCTTTCAAATGCATAACTGCTCCTAGTTCTTTAAGGCTGTCGTGTCCTAATATCCCATGAAAGGACGTCAACGTgggtaaaatgtaaaatttcagaTTAATGTCTCGAACgttgaataaattaataaaagtatGGTGGGTTATTTCTATTTGGCCTGCGactgattttgcaaaaaatgattCCTCATTCGGGATTATTTTAGAAGGTAGTGTTGcctgaatataattttttgtcgaCCCGGTGTCTATAAGGATGTTAAGAATTTCTCCACTCCTCGATTTGCATTTAACGTAGGGCAACGAGGAGTCGGTTaacctaaaaaatgtaaatcgCTAAAGTCATCCGGTTGATCCTGTTGATTTGCTAATGTGACGGATTCCTGTGGAATCTGCTGGAAATATTCTTGTACCTCGTATGAATTATTATACACGGGTTGGTAACTAGGTTCAACATTACTCGGCGGATGGCTGTAGTAGCTCATCTCTTCAGGCGTGTTATTGGTTTCCAAATGGAAGTTCCGCTGTACTTTGCTAGTAGGATTTTGGAAACCTAGCGAAGCTGATCTTTTTCCTTGGAAATCATTTGGATTTGGTCTATTCATATAATTTATCCTATTTGAGCGCAAGCTGGGGTCTACTTCCATTGGCTCCGGTCTTGCTTGAGGTTTAGGCGCGAATGGACGCGGGGGTACAAATTGAGGTTGTTGAGGTATATTTtgatatccattataaaaattttgaacaggtCTATGAGAAAAATTAGTGTTTCGGAAAGCAGTTGTTTGGGGTACTGGATTATAAAgcgaaaaattattatttctataaacactcGTTTGTGGCTGCGGAATGTGAGCCAGCTGAGGGAAAAAGGTTCGGTGACCAGGATGGTCCTTGTGCTGAACATTTTTCCTCGGCACGTATCGCGTTTCTTGTGGGATTTTACTCGCATAGTTGGAGCGGAAATCCTGATTCTCCAATTTTAGACATAAATGAAGGGCTTGTGGCAAGTCCGTCGGCTCTTTCATACCTAGAAGACGTGCTAAATCTCCTTTGAGGCCTCTTACAAATGTATCGAGCGCCTTGTCTCGGTAAGTCTGAGTCAAAAGTTGTAATGGTTCATCGGCTAAATCCATTGAACCAATTTTATTCAGAATCAAGGATAAATGAGTGTAGACTTTTTGATAAAAGTCTTGTACAGTTTGATTGCCTTGAACCAAGGAAATCATTTGGTATTCCAATGTTCGAATATCCCGTTTATCCGCGAAATGAAGGGTGAGGCACTTTGAAATTGCCTTCCAATTCAACGGAGTGTTATAAGACTCCAGAGCAGTATCCGCACTGCCTGTAATCTTATTTCGAATCGTGTTTAAAATGCCATAGTATTTAGAGGTGCCCCTAATAGGCTCGTAGATCTGGAGAACCCGATCCACACTTTTCCTCCAGGAATTGAATTCTTCTGGATTTCCAGAGAATTCTCGCAAACAGCGAACCACATCAGGGATTTTGTCTAGTCCAGTGAAATCGTTCACATGCGCGGGATCAATGGCTTgatccgaaaattttgaaaagtcagTATTCGCAGTAGTTTGGAATACATTTTGGAACCGAGTTTCCAAAACGTTCTGGACAATTTCCGTAATTGTCGATGTCAACTGTTGAGGAGATAAGGTAGATGGTTGTGAAGGAATCGAAGGAGGTTGGGGAATTGAGGAGCTCAAGACGGGGGGTCTAATAAGGCTACTACTTgggtttgacatttttatattttattatttttttttttctgaatataACGCGagtgaaataatatattttttaattgctcaatatatatatttttttttaactataactcaattgtaattttctttagtttacagatttttttttttttacttttccgaTTATAACATAAATAAGACTTTACGTAAATTTTCTTGGATTTTCAAACAattagaataataataataataaaaaataaggcttacaataaaaaaatcatgttcCAGTGTTTGCTGCttcctgctgctgctgttgtttgaTCCAGATTTTGTTGCTTCGTGCTGCTGCTGTTGACCTTTAaggattttattactgtagtcttgttgtttattattttattttctttagttttttaagtttgattgttaattattttcactatttcttaattaattttcacaatttcaatatTTATGTTCTTGACTGttaaagattttgatatatatatttttttcacttaaacgcttatgtttgatttcttggtATTTTTTCTTAGTTAATTTTACACTTTTTGTTCTTAGCTCAATTTAAATATTAGAATTTGGTTCTTtacaattattatattttttttatttatctttcacttaactttatttgtattttccTGTTctcacttaattaattttttttagttttatatttaaCACTTAGTCTACCGTGAAGCGGCTGGCGTATTATAACAACCGTCCCGTTTACAATGAAGTTACTAGGGGGCCTCTTTCttcacataaatttttttttttttttttgtgttttttttttcgggttTGCAGGGCAGtaggtatttttttttcacggACGACCgttatttcctttttttgtcCACTTACATGGGGCTATAGGAGGCCCATTGGGAAACGTCACTTAGAAGATTTATAACTTCGTCGAGTCCTTATTTTTCGAAGGACTTTTTCCGCGAACCTACCGGTCCCTACCCGCTCGGGCGCCAATtaaattagtttattttaaaaattttaaaaaaatatttttttgttgatccAAACTTAAAGTTTGAAACAACCTTCTTTATTAATTGCCAGTTGGAAACTAACTAACTCTACATACTTAAAATTACCTAATCTTATAGCTACACATTATGCTGAGTTGGATATCGTATATCCGCGCGTGTAGCGGTCATTTCCTCGCATTGCCCAATCTGTGGGAACTGTCCACTCAGCATTGTCCCACTTTACCTGTTGTCTGTTGATGTTgtctgttgatgttgttgttgctatatcGTGTGTCTGATGTGCATATGGCTGGTGTTaacttatatactttatggggtcttagagcaatatttcgatgtgttacaaacggaatgaaaaaggtataaaaatgttcttacAGTTGGAAAAATTAAtctaaagtcaacaaattttcatgaacgaaaataaagtttaatCGGATATGTGTAACTGATTTCGTTGATTTTGTTCTAAGTGTACATCTAAGTGTACCGGTACCGGCTGACGACAAAATGTCATAGCTATAatctttaatttaatgaatttatatAAGAGCATTACCAATTAAtgtaattttgtttccataaattAGTAACATGTATGCAAATTCATGTAATAATGAGcaaaaacaaatgaattaaataaaagatactactactactactactactacatcGGTAAAAATTTAGAGACctaatttacccccattttcataaagctccgttagtgctacgttaactaacgaacttttaaaccgctgcctatatattccatattccagttaggaacttaactgttgACAAttgttcagttaaagttaactggaaagaagatatttgcaatttactaaagcctaacggagctacatgaaaatagcCGTTAATATGaatagatccgaaaaatgataAAATCTAAATGGGAttatatctgatcagatctcaatattgggcTAGATCTAATatcttagatataattatatctattcTTATATATAGTTCGATGTACgccgaaaaaacagtgaacccaccaggaagaaaaattttggttaattttagaaaatttagattatttttagaaaactttagcTAAAGAGTGTTACAAATGCAGATGTCACGAAgacttcacaaaaataagtaaatattttcaagaaaatttattaaatataataatttttttcacttccctatgggaaattggtgcaaattgccactgacggacctatcacagaactggtacctgtgctccagttggttgcaatttttaaatagtcgtaatttatttattcccgtaatttatttatcaagcattttcacatttagtgaaataaaattatcaaaataatctattgttcgacataattcaaaagtttttttttcatttcgggttcgattggaatgcccaaattgaaacagatttctaaaagtttgtccgagactgattCCTGAGGACCAgtctacac
It includes:
- the LOC142231180 gene encoding uncharacterized protein LOC142231180, with product MSNPSSSLIRPPVLSSSIPQPPSIPSQPSTLSPQQLTSTITEIVQNVLETRFQNVFQTTANTDFSKFSDQAIDPAHVNDFTGLDKIPDVVRCLREFSGNPEEFNSWRKSVDRVLQIYEPIRGTSKYYGILNTIRNKITGSADTALESYNTPLNWKAISKCLTLHFADKRDIRTLEYQMISLVQGNQTVQDFYQKVYTHLSLILNKIGSMDLADEPLQLLTQTYRDKALDTFVRGLKGDLARLLGMKEPTDLPQALHLCLKLENQDFRSNYASKIPQETRYVPRKNVQHKDHPGHRTFFPQLAHIPQPQTSVYRNNNFSLYNPVPQTTAFRNTNFSHRPVQNFYNGYQNIPQQPQFVPPRPFAPKPQARPEPMEVDPSLRSNRINYMNRPNPNDFQGKRSASLGFQNPTSKVQRNFHLETNNTPEEMSYYSHPPSNVEPSYQPVYNNSYEVQEYFQQIPQESVTLANQQDQPDDFSDLHFLDTGSTKNYIQATLPSKIIPNEESFFAKSVAGQIEITHHTFINLFNVRDINLKFYILPTLTSFHGILGHDSLKELGAVMHLKENYMTISNGTRIKLFQKTTQAVNAIDVKDDHMTKDQKEKLGRLISKVPNLFAEPDRKLTFTTKVIGEIRTKNDTPVYTRYYPYPMSLKSEVEKQVQELLKDGIIRPSRSPYNSPVWIVPKKPDSQGNKQYRLVTDYRKLNSVTIADRYPIPDITEVLAQLGSNTFFSVLDLKSGFHQIPLKESDIEKTAFSINNGKYEYTRLAFGLKNAPSIFQRALDDILRECIGVFCYVYIDDIIVFSKSENEHIQHLEEVFQTLEDANMKVQLDKCHFFKKSVEFLGFIISSEGITTNPAKTEAISKFPPPTTLKELRSFLGLSGYYRRFIQDYAKLAKPLTSLLRGEEGRVSKNQSKSIRINLDSEALAAFQKIKSTLVSRDIILTYPDFTKDFDLTTDASNFAIGAVLSQEDKPIMFISRTLSKTEENYATNEKEMLAIIWALNSLRNYLYGTAKVNIFTDHQPLTYALSNKNNNSKMKRWKAILEEYNYELHYKPGKANVVADAMSRIPNVPVNTLTSSVHSDESSSQNLIYSVNVPINAFKNQILLETNDSESSYQFKIIFPTYHRHIITEQNFNSDNLVKILKRYLNPSVINCIKTTENTMGKIQEIYPLHFSSYKIRFSQVQVEDVTNDQKQQDIISRTHNRAHRNARENKIQIIEKYYFPSMNHLDSYDSFLHQTQTYVEKSIPKSNPFYPVLTQEISQTFDLIQNIIPLPSSKNNYNNSNTMEKLKEENMPFRTVEEAVEYAEVKIMYNNSTIFNDPCIPRIINSQKSSCTYTNSKHIPQIENLNQGVILLNDYNDSILINEAKRNLAGTILIKFMNSTITAQGKMYRNLEAPKVKIISAMLQPTPEEENLENLLTIESLNELHLNNTHELQTIKLGTVINGSSTIILILLASIIGFIILRASKTSPNMNRTIANKQEIQFPNAPTVILANRTPSNLRLNDIPYF